One Rhodothermales bacterium genomic window, GTGCTGCACGCACGCAACGAACAACGGGCTCGGGCGGCTCACGAGGGCGTGCCGGACGCCGATCAGGTGCTGATCGGCGATCTGGGCAGCATGGAAGCGGCGAAGCACCTGGCCTACGCCGCGAACGCGACGGGGCGCTTCGATGCCGTCATCCACAATGCGGGCGTGTACCAGGCGTCAGAAACGGACATTCTCGCCGTGAACACGCTGGCGCCCTATGTCCTGACCTGTCTGATGGAAAAACCGGGCCGGCTGATCTATCTCAGCTCCGGTTTGCATCGCCACGGCGACCCGGCGCTCGCGCGCGTGGCCGCGGGGAAGGGGGGCGTGCGGTATGCCGATTCCAAGCTGCACATGGTGATGCTGGCGAAAGCCGTCGCCCGCGCGTGGCCGGACGTGTACGCCAATGCGGTCGACCCGGGCTGGGTGCCGACCCGGATGGGAGGTCCCGGCGCGCCGGACGATCTCCAACAAGGGTTCGAGACGCAGGCATGGCTCGCGGTGAGCGCCGAGGAAGCGGCCCGGGTGAGCGGCCGGTATTTCCATCACAGGCAGGAAGCCCGTCATCATCCCCGGGCGGAGGACGAAGCCTTGCAGGACGCATTGCTCGACGCCTGCGCGCAACGCACGGGGGTCCGCTTTCCCACGGACCGCGCCTGACGCATCGCCGGCGGGCGTTATTCGGCGTTCCAGCGAACGTTCGCCTGCCCGTTCTCCGTGGCCTTGTAGAACCCGAAGGGTTCCCCGGTGCGGAGTTTAACGATGTAGAGGATCTGGCCGGTGTGCATGGAAAAATGCTCTACCACGTGGTAGATCGCTTCCATGACCGAGACGTCGTTGCCCTGGATCTGCCGGCTTTCCGACAGGGTGTCGGGCTCCAGCCGGCTCAGCACGCCGCAGGCTTCCGCGACGGCGTGGCGCAGCCGGGTCAACAGCTCCACGGCCGGCATGGGGCCTTGCGTATCGAATTCCAGCTGCCGCTGCCGCGTATTCGCCGCGCCGGCGATGCCGCTGACGATCCATTGCCGGACGTTGCCGGCCAGATGCAGCATGAGGTTGCCGATGCTGTTCGACGCCGGGTTGGGCCGCCACCAGATGGTTTCCTCGTCGATCAGGGCGACGGCGCGCTCGATTTTCGGCAGGAAGTCGTCCTGCAGGTAATAGCGGGATTGCGCGATGAATGCGGCGTCCATGGTCATAGGGATAGCGGGTTGGTCAAGGGGCGTTTCGGGGCGTTGCCCGGCCGCACCGCGCGGCGACGGGCATCGGGTGCGGCGGCGCCTTACACCCGGAGGCGTGTTCGCCTCTCAGGCATCGCGTCGGCGGCGCCCTATGTTGGTCGGTGAATCCATCTCCTCAGGCCGCCACCCCCGGGGCGGCGTAATCAGCCCGTGAGAGGTGATCCCATGGTATCGATAGAAGTAGCTGTACTGACGCTGGTCGTATTTCTGGGACTCATGATGGTGCTGTCGTCCATCGAACGGAAAGGACACATCCACCATCGGATGCACTGAGGGACGCGGCAGGACATAGGGTTTGACCCCACAGCGATACCGGGCTCTTGCCGGCAGGTGGGTAGGCGAGGTCGCGCTACGTTGCCCAAGGAAGGCACCCTTTGGACGCATACCCAATCCAGCGATGATCCATGCCATGCCCGCACGTACGCCGGCTTCTGAAGATACGGAGCTTTTCCTTCGCCTGCAGAAGCAACTCCAGAATCAATTCCAGCGCGTATTTCCCGATACGCAGCGTCCGAGGGCGGTGGTCGTCGTTCCCAGCCTGAGCCTGGATGCCGGCGAGTTGTCGAAGATCTCGGGGGTGCATCACTACGAAGAGCGGCTGCTGTGCATGCTGATGCTGCTCCGCATGCCGCGCACGCATCTGGTGTACATCACCAGCCAGCCGATCCACCCGACGATCATCGATTATTACCTGCACCTGTTGCCCGGCATTCCGCTGAGCCATGCGCGCCGCCGGCTCACGCTCCTCAGCTGCAACGACGCCTCGCCAAAGCCGCTGTCCCAGAAAATCCTGGAACGTCCTCGATTGCTGGAGAAGATCCGCGAGACGCTGTCGGCCTGCCAGGATGCGCACATGAGCTGCTTCAACGCGACGCATCTGGAGCGCTCGCTGGCGCTCCAGCTCGGCATCCCGCTCTACGCCACGGATCCGGCGCTGGCGGACCTCGGCTCGAAAAGCGGCAGCCGGGAGGTGTTTCGCGAGGCCGGCGTGCCCATGCCCGACGGATTCGAGCGTCTGCGCGACATGGACGATGTCGCCGAGGCGCTGGCGCTGCTCAAGGAACGCAATCCGACGCTCCGCCGGGCGGTCGTCAAGCTGAACGAGGGGTTTTCCGGGGAGGGCAACGCGCTGTTTGCGTATGACGGGTGCCCGGAGGATGAGGAGCTGCTGCCCTGGATCCGGCGGGTCTTGCCCACGCGTATCGGTTTTGAGGCCCGGGGTGAGACGTGGGAGCGCTACAGTGAGAAGTTTTCCGAGATGAACGGCATCGTGGAGAGTTTTCTGGAAGGCGCGCGCAAGCAGTCGCCCTCCGCGCAGTGCCGGATCGATCCGCTCGGGGAGGTGTCGCCCATATCGACCCACGATCAGGTGCTGGGCGGGCCCTCGGGTCAGGTTTTTCTGGGCTGCACGTTTCCGGCGAACGAAGCCTACCGCCTCGACGTGCAGGATGCCGGCTTGCGGGTGGCCGAGGTGCTCCGGAGCCGCGGCGCCCTGGGGCGGTTCAGCGTCGACTTCATCTCCGTGCATGAGCCGGCCGGCTGGCGGCATTACGCGATCGAGATCAACCTGCGGAAAGGCGGGACGACGCACCCCAATCTGATGCTGCACTATCTGGCCGACGGCGCCTACGACGCCGCGAGCGGCCTGTATCTCACCCCGGCCGGCCAGCCGCGCTATTACTACGCATCGGACAACATGGAGGACGCGGTGTACCAGGGGCTAACGCCCGACGACCTGATCGACATCGCGGTGTGCCACGATCTCCACTTTCACGGCGCCACGCAGCAAGGCGTGGTCTTTCACCTGATCGGCGCCCTGTCCGAATTTGGCAAACTGGGCGTCCTCTGCATCGGCGATAGCCCGAAACGGGCGCAAGAGCTGTATGCGGACACGGTAAACGTGCTCGCCGGCGAATCGCAAAAAACGCCGCGCGTCCATGTGATGGGGTACTGAAGGGGTTGAGGTTCGAAGTTCAAGGTTTAAGGTTCAAGGGAATCGAATGCCGTGAACATTAAACCTTGAACCTCAAACCTTGAACCTCAAACCCGCTCACCCGTGCGCCTTGGACCGGTGGCGCAGGGCCGTTGTGAGGGCGCCGATCGCGGCATAGACCGGGCAGGCGCCGTAAAGGCTTGTCAGGAGCAGCACCAGCCCGATTCCACCCCACCAACTACTGAACATCAGGCCGATACCCACCACGATCATACCGACCGCGGCCCGGATCAACCTCTCAGATTGAGTCAGAATAACTTCCATTGACATACCGTCGGCTTCCAATTAAAAAGCAACCGGGGGCCGATTACTCACGACATAAGGTGTGCGTGAAGGCAGGCGCCGTTGCGGGCGCCGGCGGTTCGCGGCCGCCCTAGTTTGCTGCATGGGCGTCCGCTGCACAACGAATCCGACGATCGGGTGCGCGCCAGGCGCGCGTGACCACGCTTGTGGAAGCGTGATCGCTGTTCATCCACTATTCGTTACCGGCAGAACCGCATGCAGACAACATGCCAGAAGAACGCGCTAAAAAGTGCGGACCAGGCGAGCGCGATCGGCGAGGGGCTGCAGGCAGGCCTCGCTTGAGGCCTTCATCCAACCGAAGGACCGCCCTCTGTCGAGACAATCGACCGATCCGAGGGGCGCTAAAATCAAGGCGAAATGTGTAGGGTATTGCCCGTCATGGGGGCACGCCATTCCCCTTGCTCACCTGTGGGTGTGACCTTTCATCGACGGGGCTCGTATTCGCGTACTGTTCTTACGTAAGCCGTCTCCAGGAAAAAGCGGAGGAAGCAGCCATGCGTACCATCAACACCATTCTTGTCGCCCATGATTTTTCTTCGTGCTCGTCCCAGGCACTGAAGGATGGCATCGAGCTCGCCATCGCCACGCGCGCTTCGCTGCATTTGCTGTATGTGGAAGTGATGCATGCGGACTCCCCGCTGAAGGGATCCGAGGATACGGTGAAGGCTGCGCGGATGAAGGATATGCTGCATGGCGCCATACAGGAGGCTGTAGCGGCGCTGGGCCGGCAGGTCTCGGATATCCCGAGCATCGTGTATTGCGTGCTGCGCGACTTTGCCGCGGCGCCGTCCATCCTGCAGTATGCGCAGGAGTACTCGGCCGACCTGATCGTGATGGGCACGCACGGCCGGCGCGGGTTGCCCCGGAAACTGATCGGCAGTTCGGCAGAGGAGGTCGTCCGGCTGGCCGGCTGCCCGGTGCTCACGGTGCGCGAGCACGTACAGCTCAAGCCGCTCACGGCGTCGGTTCGCTCCATCCTGGTGCCGATCGACTTTTCCGAGCACGCCACCTACGCACTCGGCGTCGCCAAAGACCTGGCGGACTTCTTCGATGCCCGTCTCGATCTGGTACATGTCGTGGAAGAGACGCTGCATCCGGCGTTTTACAATACCGGCGTCTTCTCGGTCTATGACACCAACCCCGATCTGGAGGCCAGTGTGATCGAGCATCTGAAGAAGCTGTATGCCGAAACGCCGGGGTCGGAAGGCCCCGTCCGGTACACCGTGCGCCGCGGACATGCCGTGCATGAATTGCTGGAAGCCGCCCGCGAACAGGGCAACGACCTCATCGTGATCGCCACGCACGGGCTCTCGGGGCTCGATCGCGCCATCATGGGCAGCGTCACCGAACGCATCGTGCGCCAGGCCCCGACGCCGGTCTTCACCGTGAAATCCGGTAACCTGCGCGTGCCCGAGCGGAAGCGCGAGCACGCCGTAGCGGTTTTATAACGCGTCACCGATCCGACACCAAACGAACTGGAGGGCGCCATGGTAGCCATACGCCACATTCTGTTTCCAACCGACTTCTCCGAATGCGCCGAGCACGCGTTCTCGACGGCCGCCGCGCTGGCGGACCGCTTCGATGCGGAGGTCGTGGTGTTCCACGCGCGGGTGAAGGAGGATGAGGCGAACAATCCGCTCACCTATTACGCAGCCGACGCGCCGGCGGACGAAAACCGCCCGATGTATTCGCTCGACGATCCGTTCTACAAAGTCATCGACGTGCGGGACGGCGAACGGGTGCGGGTCGTGCAGGCTGAAATCTTCGGCAAGACCGCCGAGGAAGCCATTGTGTCGTTCGCGAGCCGGTACGACATCGATCTGATCGTGATGGGCACGCACGGCCGGCATGGCCCGATCCGGCTGCTCCGCGGCAGCACGGCGGAGCATGTGTTGCGTACGGCGCCCTGCCCGGTCTTGACCATCAAGGAGGACGCCCTCGCGATGTTCGCCAAGGACACCATCGAAATGCTGGTGCCGGTGGACTTCTCCGACTATTCGCGCGAGGCCCTCCATCACGCCGCCGAGCTGAGCCGCGTATTCAAGAGCAACGTCACGCTGCTCCATATGGTCGAAGAAGCGGTGTTTCCGACCGTCTACGGGGTGGAAGCGGCGCCGATCTCGACCGTAAACCTCGTGCTCGACCGCTCGCGCGAGATGCTCGAAAAACTGGCGCACGAATTTTTCCCGTCGGACAGGCTTCCCGACATGGACGTCCGGATCGGGCATGCGGCCTCGGGGATTACCGCGTTTGCGGAAGACAACGAGACCGACCTGATCGTGATGGCCACGCATGGCCTCACCGGCATCAAGCGCTTCCTCATGGGGAGCGTCGCCGAGCGGGTGGCGCGTCATGCGCCCTGCGCGGTGTTTGCCGTCAAGCCGCTTGGCAAGTCGGTGCTGGTCGCGGCCGGCGAGGCGGAATCATCCCGTCATATACGCTAGCGATTGTGATGCAACGGTTCCAACGCATGCTCGTCCCGGTAGACTTCTCGCCCCCTTCGCACGACGCGATGGCGGCGGCGCTCGATCTGGCCGCAAGCCAGGGGGCGCGCGTCGATCTGGTGCATGTGTTTGAGCCGCCCGATTTTCCGGCCCTCTACGGGGCGAGCGCGCTCAAGGTGTATGGCAAGGTGCCCGATCTGCGCGAGGCGGCGAAGCATTCGCTCCACGAATGGTTGTCGGAAGCGCATCGGGTGCATCCGGATGTAGCGTCCCACTTCCGGGAAGGGCACGCCGCGTCCGAGATCGTCGCCGCGGCCGAGTCCCTGAAGAGCGATCTCATTGTATTGTCGACCCATGGTCATACCGGCTTGAAGCACGTCTTGCTGGGCAGCGTCGCCGAGCACGTCGTGCGGGTGGCGCCGTGCCCGGTACTCGTGATGCGGGCCCACGTGGCCCCCGAGCGAGACGACGACGCCACGGAACGGCCGGCACTGGCCGAAC contains:
- a CDS encoding universal stress protein: MVAIRHILFPTDFSECAEHAFSTAAALADRFDAEVVVFHARVKEDEANNPLTYYAADAPADENRPMYSLDDPFYKVIDVRDGERVRVVQAEIFGKTAEEAIVSFASRYDIDLIVMGTHGRHGPIRLLRGSTAEHVLRTAPCPVLTIKEDALAMFAKDTIEMLVPVDFSDYSREALHHAAELSRVFKSNVTLLHMVEEAVFPTVYGVEAAPISTVNLVLDRSREMLEKLAHEFFPSDRLPDMDVRIGHAASGITAFAEDNETDLIVMATHGLTGIKRFLMGSVAERVARHAPCAVFAVKPLGKSVLVAAGEAESSRHIR
- a CDS encoding universal stress protein, which produces MRTINTILVAHDFSSCSSQALKDGIELAIATRASLHLLYVEVMHADSPLKGSEDTVKAARMKDMLHGAIQEAVAALGRQVSDIPSIVYCVLRDFAAAPSILQYAQEYSADLIVMGTHGRRGLPRKLIGSSAEEVVRLAGCPVLTVREHVQLKPLTASVRSILVPIDFSEHATYALGVAKDLADFFDARLDLVHVVEETLHPAFYNTGVFSVYDTNPDLEASVIEHLKKLYAETPGSEGPVRYTVRRGHAVHELLEAAREQGNDLIVIATHGLSGLDRAIMGSVTERIVRQAPTPVFTVKSGNLRVPERKREHAVAVL
- a CDS encoding DUF2892 domain-containing protein, with amino-acid sequence MEVILTQSERLIRAAVGMIVVGIGLMFSSWWGGIGLVLLLTSLYGACPVYAAIGALTTALRHRSKAHG
- a CDS encoding universal stress protein, which encodes MQRFQRMLVPVDFSPPSHDAMAAALDLAASQGARVDLVHVFEPPDFPALYGASALKVYGKVPDLREAAKHSLHEWLSEAHRVHPDVASHFREGHAASEIVAAAESLKSDLIVLSTHGHTGLKHVLLGSVAEHVVRVAPCPVLVMRAHVAPERDDDATERPALAEQNA
- a CDS encoding DinB family protein; translated protein: MDAAFIAQSRYYLQDDFLPKIERAVALIDEETIWWRPNPASNSIGNLMLHLAGNVRQWIVSGIAGAANTRQRQLEFDTQGPMPAVELLTRLRHAVAEACGVLSRLEPDTLSESRQIQGNDVSVMEAIYHVVEHFSMHTGQILYIVKLRTGEPFGFYKATENGQANVRWNAE
- a CDS encoding SDR family NAD(P)-dependent oxidoreductase → MARIFITGSSDGLGLLAARRLVDLGHRVVLHARNEQRARAAHEGVPDADQVLIGDLGSMEAAKHLAYAANATGRFDAVIHNAGVYQASETDILAVNTLAPYVLTCLMEKPGRLIYLSSGLHRHGDPALARVAAGKGGVRYADSKLHMVMLAKAVARAWPDVYANAVDPGWVPTRMGGPGAPDDLQQGFETQAWLAVSAEEAARVSGRYFHHRQEARHHPRAEDEALQDALLDACAQRTGVRFPTDRA
- a CDS encoding peptide ligase PGM1-related protein, whose protein sequence is MPARTPASEDTELFLRLQKQLQNQFQRVFPDTQRPRAVVVVPSLSLDAGELSKISGVHHYEERLLCMLMLLRMPRTHLVYITSQPIHPTIIDYYLHLLPGIPLSHARRRLTLLSCNDASPKPLSQKILERPRLLEKIRETLSACQDAHMSCFNATHLERSLALQLGIPLYATDPALADLGSKSGSREVFREAGVPMPDGFERLRDMDDVAEALALLKERNPTLRRAVVKLNEGFSGEGNALFAYDGCPEDEELLPWIRRVLPTRIGFEARGETWERYSEKFSEMNGIVESFLEGARKQSPSAQCRIDPLGEVSPISTHDQVLGGPSGQVFLGCTFPANEAYRLDVQDAGLRVAEVLRSRGALGRFSVDFISVHEPAGWRHYAIEINLRKGGTTHPNLMLHYLADGAYDAASGLYLTPAGQPRYYYASDNMEDAVYQGLTPDDLIDIAVCHDLHFHGATQQGVVFHLIGALSEFGKLGVLCIGDSPKRAQELYADTVNVLAGESQKTPRVHVMGY